In Acidimicrobiia bacterium, the following proteins share a genomic window:
- a CDS encoding FAD:protein FMN transferase, producing MSLPVRRAKLLEIATIVWNLLEVFVTIGLGIAAGSLALIAFGLDSIAEILASGAVLWHLRGGVDAARSRRALRLVAVAFFALGGVLLIGGIRNLAVEQRPDDSPFGIAYLAMTACVMLGLAFAKRRLGTTVESHPLVHETRVTFLDGILATSVLLALVANSAFGWWWADPIAVVGVAVVAIFEGVAALREHASRRSAGAIQLDAIVGTVRIDGDVEFDPGGIGKGLAADLVVEELLAGGAKGAMVSIGGDLRAEGAGPEGSGWVIAVADPSAPDRVIATLAFEAGAVASTWRTKRAWLAPDGTSRHHLIDPRTGESAATGLAGVTVVAGRAWRAEVLAKAAFLAGGHEGNSLLACHGAAALLVADDGTIQQSGDLAPFVLEERGEQ from the coding sequence GTGAGCCTGCCGGTCCGGCGGGCCAAGCTGCTCGAGATCGCGACGATCGTTTGGAACCTCCTCGAAGTGTTCGTCACGATCGGACTGGGTATCGCGGCCGGCTCACTGGCGCTGATCGCGTTCGGGCTCGATTCGATCGCGGAGATCCTCGCGTCGGGCGCCGTGCTGTGGCATCTCCGTGGCGGTGTCGACGCGGCGCGCTCGCGCCGCGCGCTGCGGCTGGTCGCGGTTGCGTTCTTCGCGCTCGGGGGAGTGCTCCTGATCGGCGGGATCCGGAATCTTGCCGTTGAGCAGCGCCCGGACGACTCTCCTTTCGGAATCGCGTACCTCGCGATGACTGCTTGCGTGATGCTCGGCCTGGCATTTGCGAAGCGGCGACTCGGCACGACGGTTGAGAGTCATCCGCTGGTGCACGAGACCCGGGTCACGTTCCTCGATGGGATCCTTGCGACCAGTGTGCTGTTGGCCTTGGTCGCGAACTCGGCCTTCGGTTGGTGGTGGGCCGATCCGATCGCGGTAGTCGGCGTGGCTGTGGTGGCGATCTTCGAAGGTGTGGCAGCACTGCGGGAACACGCGTCCCGACGCAGCGCCGGCGCGATCCAACTCGATGCCATCGTCGGCACGGTCCGCATCGATGGCGACGTCGAATTCGATCCCGGAGGCATCGGCAAGGGCTTGGCTGCCGATCTCGTGGTCGAAGAGCTGCTCGCGGGCGGTGCGAAGGGTGCAATGGTGAGCATCGGTGGCGACCTCCGAGCGGAGGGTGCCGGGCCCGAAGGGTCGGGTTGGGTGATCGCGGTCGCCGATCCGAGTGCCCCTGACCGCGTCATCGCCACCCTCGCATTCGAGGCCGGAGCAGTCGCCTCGACGTGGCGCACGAAACGCGCGTGGCTCGCGCCCGACGGGACATCGCGTCACCACCTCATCGATCCGAGAACCGGTGAATCGGCCGCGACCGGGCTCGCCGGTGTCACGGTCGTTGCCGGCCGCGCGTGGCGGGCCGAGGTGCTTGCCAAGGCCGCGTTTTTGGCAGGGGGTCATGAAGGCAACTCGCTCCTCGCTTGCCATGGCGCGGCGGCGCTGTTGGTTGCCGACGACGGCACTATCCAGCAATCGGGCGACCTCGCACCATTCGTACTCGAGGAAAGGGGAGAGCAATGA
- a CDS encoding ferredoxin yields MLKDRGAMVMVPHGREDVVLDAAEECPAACIHIEGA; encoded by the coding sequence GTGCTGAAGGACCGCGGCGCGATGGTGATGGTTCCGCACGGCCGAGAGGACGTAGTGCTCGACGCCGCCGAAGAGTGCCCCGCAGCGTGCATCCACATCGAGGGAGCCTGA